From one Gossypium hirsutum isolate 1008001.06 chromosome D08, Gossypium_hirsutum_v2.1, whole genome shotgun sequence genomic stretch:
- the LOC107940046 gene encoding U-box domain-containing protein 52 translates to MWTPRSSYGERREIRTNVGLVAVAIDKDKNSHNALKWAIDHLLQKGQTLILIHVKVKPFSPYTTPLPTSRLNQFSEMNGDLPLVYKDPDPQTRELFLPFRCFCTRKDIPCKDVVLEETDVAKALIEYVSQTGIEVLVVGASTRTGFLSKFKATDISAMVSKNAPDFCSVYVISKSKISSMRSASRPAPAISPLRNHLLNQPGLMSTPPESHILPDNSSRVEKPRLEPQRKSTDSMDSIRSPFNRGGQNVKPYLALPMPDTDISFVSSGRQSIDRMFPEFYDYQEASRTATTPRLSNVSDYESNFSFESMQFGRNSVDLSSPHNFSYVSQDSDNFSNLSTSMEDVEAEMRRLKLELKQTMEMYSNACKEALTAKQKARELQLWKLEEERRLEKARLAEEAALAIAEKEKAKSKAAMEAAEAAQRIAEIESQKRVNAEMKALKESVEKKKALDALAHSDFGYRKYTIEEIEAATEFFSEVLKIGEGGYGPVYKARLDHTPVAIKVLRPDAAQGRSQFQQEVEVLSCIRHPNMVLLLGACPEYGCLVYEFMSNGSLEDRLFRRGNTSTLSWQLRFRIAAEIGTALLFLHQTKPEPIVHRDLKPANILLDRNFVSKISDVGLARLVPPSVADNVTQYRMTSTAGTFCYIDPEYQQTGMLGVKSDVYSLGIMLLQIITAKPPMGLTHHVQRAIEKGTFVQMLDPSIDDWPVQAALSFAKIALNCAELRRKDRPDLGKVVLPELNRLRLLAEETMHLTWEAGSLGHSPNYSQVSLQLEHSSCPNFLHSDEYSRSPPNENP, encoded by the exons ATGTGGACGCCAAGAAGTAGTTATGGCGAAAGGAGAGAAATAAGAACAAACGTGGGGTTGGTGGCAGTGGCCATAGACAAGGACAAAAACAGCCACAATGCCCTGAAATGGGCAATTGACCATCTCCTGCAAAAAGGCCAAACCCTCATTCTCATCCATGTAAAAGTCAAACCATTCTCTCCCTACACCACGCCTCTTCCTACATCtc GGTTGAACCAATTTTCTGAAATGAATGGTGACTTACCATTGGTATATAAAGATCCTGATCCACAGACCAGGGAACTTTTCcttcctttccgttgcttctgtACTCGTAAGGAT ATACCCTGCAAAGATGTTGTCCTAGAAGAGACAGACGTAGCTAAAGCATTGATTGAATATGTCAGCCAAACTGGAATCGAGGTTTTGGTCGTAGGTGCCTCCACAAGAACAGGCTTTCTTAG TAAATTTAAAGCAACAGATATTTCAGCAATGGTATCAAAAAATGCACCAGACTTTTGTAGTGTTTATGTGATATCCAAAagcaaaatttcatccatgcgATCAGCTTCTCGTCCAGCTCCAGCTATCTCCCCATTGCGTAATCACCTTCTTAACCAGCCAGGCTTAATGTCAACTCCTCCTGAATCGCATATCCTGCCAGATAATAGCTCGAGAG TTGAGAAGCCGCGACTTGAACCACAGCGTAAATCTACCGATTCCATGGATTCCATAAG GTCGCCTTTTAACAGGGGAGGCCAAAATGTGAAACCATATCTGGCACTCCCTATGCCAGATACAGATATATCCTTTGTTAGTTCTGGCAGACAAAGCATTGACCGTATGTTTCCCGAGTTCTACGATTACCAAGAAGCAAGCCGCACTGCCACTACTCCAAGACTGTCCAATGTTTCAGACTATGAAAGTAATTTTAGCTTTGAGTCAATGCAGTTTGGACGAAACTCAGTGGATTTGAGCTCTCCACATAATTTCTCATACGTTTCGCAGGACAGTGACAATTTTTCAAACTTATCTACATCAATG GAGGACGTGGAAGCCGAAATGAGGAGGCTAAAGCTGGAGCTAAAGCAAACTATGGAAATGTATAGTAATGCCTGCAAAGAAGCACTCACAGCAAAACAGAAG GCAAGAGAACTCCAGCTGTGGAAATTGGAAGAGGAACGGAGATTGGAAAAGGCACGACTTGCTGAGGAAGCTGCATTAGCAATAGCAGAAAAGGAGAAAGCTAAGTCAAAAGCAGCAATGGAAGCCGCTGAGGCGGCTCAGAGAATTGCAGAAATTGAATCACAAAAAAGGGTGAACGCAGAAATGAAAGCACTCAAGGAATCGGTGGAAAAGAAAAAGGCACTTGATGCATTAGCACATTCAGATTTCGGGTACAGGAAGTACACAATAGAGGAAATTGAAGCTGCCACTGAATTCTTCTCAGAAGTTCTCAAGATTGGGGAAGGGGGTTATGGCCCCGTGTATAAAGCCCGTCTGGATCATACTCCCGTTGCAATTAAGGTTTTGCGACCAGATGCAGCACAAGGAAGGTCACAGTTTCAGCAAGAG GTAGAGGTTTTAAGCTGCATACGGCATCCCAACATGGTTCTCCTGTTGGGAGCCTGCCCAGAGTATGGATGCCTGGTGTATGAGTTCATGTCTAACGGGAGCTTAGAGGACCGTCTCTTCAGGAGAGGGAACACTTCGACTCTCTCTTGGCAGCTTAGGTTCAGAATTGCAGCCGAAATTGGAACAGCCTTGTTGTTCCTCCACCAGACTAAACCCGAACCCATAGTCCACCGTGACTTGAAACCAGCCAATATCTTACTTGACCGCAACTTTGTGAGCAAGATTAGTGATGTTGGGTTGGCCAGACTAGTTCCTCCATCTGTGGCTGACAATGTAACCCAGTACCGGATGACCTCCACAGCAGGAACTTTCTGCTACATAGATCCAGAATACCAGCAGACAGGCATGCTGGGAGTGAAGTCGGATGTATACTCCCTTGGCATCATGCTTCTACAAATAATAACAGCAAAACCACCAATGGGATTGACTCACCATGTGCAACGGGCTATTGAGAAGGGGACATTTGTTCAAATGCTGGACCCATCTATTGATGATTGGCCGGTTCAAGCGGCCTTGAGCTTCGCAAAGATTGCACTTAACTGTGCAGAGCTAAGGAGGAAAGATAGACCCGATCTGGGCAAAGTCGTCTTGCCAGAACTGAACAGGCTGCGATTACTTgctgaagaaaccatgcacctcaCTTGGGAAGCTGGAAGTCTAGGACATTCCCCCAACTATAGCCAAGTTTCTCTGCAACTA GAGCACTCCAGTTGTCCTAATTTTCTACACTCTGATGAATACTCAAGAAGTCCTCCCAACGAGAATCCATAG